The Flavobacterium faecale genomic sequence GAACCCTTTCTGGACAAACGGTAGAGGCTTTCTTGATTTCGGTATCACACATTCCGTTATTAAGTGTAGGATTCAATTGTGCCTTAGGAGCCGATTTATTGAAACCGTATTTACAGACTTTGTCTCAAAATACTTCATTCAATATCTCTGCACACCCAAACGCAGGATTGCCAAACGCCTTTGGAGAATACGACGAAACACCAGCCGAAATGCAAGCACAAATACGTGGGTACCTCGAAGATAATTTAGTAAACATCATCGGTGGTTGTTGTGGTACAACTCCAGACCACATTCGATTGATTGCTGAGGCGGCTAGTGAATTTAAGCCTAGGGTTTCTGAGGCGGTGATGTAAAATGATATCTAAAATAATGTAAATGTATTATTTGTTATTAATAGCTATTGTTTTCTCAATGAACTATTTAGTGTATTCAGTGTTGAAAGGCAAGGATGGTTTTATTGAACTAATAGGATATAGCATAATTATCTTTATTGTCAACGTGTTTATTGCAAAGATTTATGGGATTTTTGTTAATATGAAAGATATGCCTAAAAGTGGTAGCATTTTTATTTTTTTAGGTTTTAGCTGGGGTATATCAGTAATGACTTTGATAAAAAAGAATATTAATAAAAGGGTTGATATTTATAGACACCTTAATTTGGTAGAATATATTGGGGAGATTACATTCCTGAAGTTTTTTACCATACTTATAACTTTTTTTCAGCTATATTTAATTTTATCAAAAACAATTTTTGAGTTGAATTGATTCTAGCTAGTCTCTTCTTTAGCGAGAACCTCCCCCGCTAGCGCAAGCGTCACGCTTGTGCCCACAAAGAGAATAAAAACATAGATTTAGTTTTGTTATTCCGACGGAGGAGGAATCACATAACGAGAGCAATAAAAGAGAGCAACAAATGCGATTGCGTCGTTCCTCGCAATGACAGATGAAGCGGGATTTCCTGCAAGGTTTTTTTTAACCTTGTAGGTATAAATGAAAAGGAATTTAAAACAAACAAATCTACAAGGTTTTGAAAAACCTTGCAGGAGTGTAAATCAAAGAGAATAAAGAAAGAACGATAATTTAAAAATATGATCCCAGAGAAACAACCGTATTCAAATCTTATTGAAACCATTGGCAGTTTGTTGCAGCAAGGCAGGCAACAAGCGGCACAAGCGGTCAATACTATTTTGGTACAAACCTATTGGACTATCGGGCAACATATTGTAGAGTTTGAACAAGATGGAAACGAAAAAGCAGAATATGGTAGTCAGTTGTTTGAGCGACTTTCGAAAGATTTAACAAACGCATACGGCAAAGGATTTAGTCGTTCTAATCTTTTGTATATGCGAAAAATGTATGTTTCATTCCCAATAAGTGAGACAGTGTCTCACTTATTGACGTGGAGTCATTATTTTGAAATTTTAAAAGCAGATTCAGAATTAGAAATCAGTTTTTATACCAAGCAATGCCAACTCGAACGATGGAGTGTTCGGGAACTGAAACGTCAAATGCGAAGTTCCTTGTTTGAAAGATTAGCTTTGAGTAAAGACAAAGAAGGTGTCCTGAAATTAGCACGAGAAGGACATATTGTAGCCGCACCAGAGGATTTGATTAAAGACCCTTTTGTGTTGGATTTTTTGAATATTCCCGAACAACATCAGTATTTAGAAAACGAATTAGAAGAGAAGATTATCTCGAACTTGCAGCGATTTATAATGGAAATGGGTAAAGGTTTTGCTTTTATTGGCAGACAATACCGAATGAGTATTGGAGGAAAGCATTTTTATTTGGACTTGCTTTTTTATCATAGAATACTAAAATGTTTTGTTTTGGTAGATTTAAAGAGGGGTGAAATTGACCATCAAGATGTTGGACAAATGAATTTATACCTTAATTACTTTAAAAAAGAAGAAGCAACCGAAGGAGATAATGAACCAATAGGTATTATTTTAGGGGCACACAAAAATCATATTTTGGTAGAGTATGCAACGGATAGCATCACAAATAAAGTGTTGTTGAGTAAATATCAATTGTATTTGCCTGATAAAAAGACATTACAAAACCAGTTGAATAAGTTGTTGGAGTAATCCCTCCCTGTTAATACGATTGTTCCCAGCTATCGCGAGCGTCTCGCTCGTGCCCGCAAAGACAAAGGTGCTTAAAATTATGACTATTTGATGTATGTTACGTAATGGTTGGCGCCCGTTCCTAGCAATGACAAATGCAGAATCATTTTTGTAAAGAGAAATTACAAAATAAAAGTTCCGTAGGAACGACCAATTTGTGGTGCAGATTTCAATCCCTTGCTACAAAATACAAATTGAAAGGGATTTTTTATTGTTAAATAATATAGAATAATACTCTATGGATAAAATTAAACAAAAAGTAATTTTGAATGCGAATGGTGCAGAAATTGCTGTTTTGCATTTTGGGGATGATAACGATTATCTTTCCTTGACTGATATTGCTAAGTTTAAAAATCCAGATGATGCTTTTATTGTTGTTAATAATTGGCTTAGAAGTAAGGATATAATCCTATTTATTGGCCTGTGGGAACAATTAAATAATCCTAATTTTAAACCTATCGAATTCGATAGGTTTAAAAATGAATCGGGAACAAATGCTTTTACTTTATCTCCGCAAAAATGGATAA encodes the following:
- a CDS encoding PDDEXK nuclease domain-containing protein, whose protein sequence is MIPEKQPYSNLIETIGSLLQQGRQQAAQAVNTILVQTYWTIGQHIVEFEQDGNEKAEYGSQLFERLSKDLTNAYGKGFSRSNLLYMRKMYVSFPISETVSHLLTWSHYFEILKADSELEISFYTKQCQLERWSVRELKRQMRSSLFERLALSKDKEGVLKLAREGHIVAAPEDLIKDPFVLDFLNIPEQHQYLENELEEKIISNLQRFIMEMGKGFAFIGRQYRMSIGGKHFYLDLLFYHRILKCFVLVDLKRGEIDHQDVGQMNLYLNYFKKEEATEGDNEPIGIILGAHKNHILVEYATDSITNKVLLSKYQLYLPDKKTLQNQLNKLLE
- a CDS encoding KilA-N domain-containing protein; amino-acid sequence: MDKIKQKVILNANGAEIAVLHFGDDNDYLSLTDIAKFKNPDDAFIVVNNWLRSKDIILFIGLWEQLNNPNFKPIEFDRFKNESGTNAFTLSPQKWINSTDAIGIVSKRTSIKIK